In the genome of Fulvivirga maritima, one region contains:
- a CDS encoding RNA polymerase sigma factor: MEKYRISDSKLVSLYKLGNEEAFETLLHRHKSRIYTTIYLIVKDHYIAEDLLQETFVKAINTIKGGRYNEEGKFLPWITRIAHNLSIDYFRKEKRYPTMILEDGSKVFNTLEFAEESVETDQIKRDTYSKVRDLIQELPESQKEVLIMRHYMEMSFQEIAEQTGVSINTALGRMRYALINLRKKMKQYNIAYDQNIYPG, encoded by the coding sequence ATGGAGAAGTATAGGATTAGTGACAGTAAACTTGTGTCACTTTACAAACTTGGTAACGAAGAGGCTTTCGAGACATTGTTGCATAGGCATAAATCTCGGATATATACTACGATATATCTTATTGTAAAGGACCATTATATTGCTGAAGATCTATTGCAGGAGACTTTTGTAAAGGCTATTAATACTATTAAAGGAGGCCGTTACAATGAAGAGGGGAAGTTTTTGCCATGGATAACAAGGATTGCTCATAACCTTTCTATTGATTATTTTAGGAAGGAGAAGAGATACCCTACGATGATTTTGGAAGACGGGAGTAAAGTATTCAATACTTTAGAGTTTGCGGAAGAGTCGGTAGAGACTGATCAGATCAAAAGAGACACCTACTCTAAGGTGAGAGATTTGATACAAGAGTTACCAGAATCACAAAAAGAGGTATTAATAATGCGCCACTATATGGAAATGAGTTTCCAGGAAATAGCGGAGCAAACGGGAGTGAGTATTAACACGGCCTTAGGCAGAATGCGCTATGCGTTGATTAACCTGAGGAAGAAAATGAAACAATATAATATTGCCTATGATCAAAACATTTACCCAGGATGA
- the nth gene encoding endonuclease III gives MQRKERFKEFIDYFTANQPEAETELHYSNPYELLVAVILSAQCTDKRINMVTPALFRDFPTPEHLATSNFDELFPYIRSVSYPNNKTKHLLGMAKMLVEEFDCEVPDDVKTLQKLPGVGRKTANVIASVIYNQPTMAVDTHVFRVSKRLGLVNQNLKTPLDVEKNLVKNIPDEYIARAHHWLILHGRYVCLARSPKCESCNLTHFCRYFEKNYA, from the coding sequence ATGCAACGCAAAGAACGATTTAAGGAATTTATAGATTATTTTACTGCCAATCAGCCAGAAGCTGAAACGGAGCTACACTATAGTAATCCGTATGAGTTATTAGTGGCCGTTATTTTAAGTGCCCAGTGCACTGATAAGCGGATAAACATGGTCACTCCGGCTTTGTTTCGTGATTTCCCTACGCCTGAGCATTTAGCCACCAGTAATTTTGATGAGCTGTTTCCTTATATTAGGTCAGTTTCATACCCAAATAATAAAACCAAGCATTTGTTGGGTATGGCTAAAATGTTAGTAGAGGAGTTTGATTGTGAAGTGCCCGATGATGTAAAAACCTTACAAAAATTACCAGGAGTAGGCAGGAAGACTGCTAACGTAATCGCTTCGGTAATATATAACCAACCTACTATGGCTGTAGATACTCATGTTTTTAGAGTATCTAAAAGGCTGGGCTTGGTAAATCAAAACTTAAAAACACCGTTGGATGTGGAGAAGAATCTTGTCAAAAATATACCTGATGAGTATATCGCTAGAGCTCATCATTGGTTGATTTTACATGGCAGATATGTGTGTTTGGCGAGAAGTCCTAAGTGTGAATCTTGTAATCTAACCCACTTTTGTCGATATTTTGAAAAGAATTATGCATAA
- a CDS encoding glycosyltransferase family 4 protein has protein sequence MRIVLIHQYFKTPEEGGGIRSYHIVKHLKDLGHDVQVITAYNKPQPDVKIIDGIKISYLPVYYTNHLSFWSRVHAFIRFVMMSLKVVKKIQPVDINYVITTPLTTGIIALYAKIRFKTPYIFEVGDLWPDAPIQLKVLKNGLLKKLAYWLERKSYKEAEKIVALSPDIKEIILEKHNKKQVEVVSNMADNQFFTPQVKEPHLEEKYGVEGKFVVTYAGTIGLANHLEYLLDAAEACLNYNQILFMVAGEGARADYIKELAEKRSLVNIQFIPFTGKEGVRELMNVSDAIYVSFKNAPVLASGSPNKLFDGLAAGKLIIMNFKGWLKELIEENGCGFYYKPEVPEEFYAKLLQFVESSELLKTAQENARKLAEQKFDKKDQLKKLQQFIGLGD, from the coding sequence ATGCGTATAGTTCTTATTCATCAATATTTTAAAACCCCGGAAGAGGGTGGAGGAATCCGTTCTTATCACATCGTTAAGCACCTCAAGGATCTTGGCCATGATGTGCAGGTGATTACTGCCTACAATAAACCGCAGCCCGATGTGAAGATTATTGATGGCATTAAAATCAGTTACCTTCCTGTTTATTATACCAACCATCTTAGTTTTTGGAGTAGAGTACATGCGTTTATCCGTTTTGTAATGATGTCTTTAAAAGTGGTGAAGAAAATACAGCCGGTAGACATTAATTATGTCATTACTACTCCACTTACCACTGGTATCATTGCTCTTTATGCAAAAATTAGATTTAAGACACCCTATATTTTCGAGGTGGGTGATCTTTGGCCTGATGCTCCCATACAACTAAAAGTGTTGAAAAATGGCCTTTTAAAAAAATTGGCATATTGGTTGGAGAGGAAAAGTTATAAAGAGGCAGAGAAAATTGTAGCGCTATCACCAGACATTAAGGAGATTATTCTTGAGAAGCACAATAAAAAACAAGTGGAGGTGGTTAGTAATATGGCTGATAATCAGTTTTTTACTCCTCAAGTAAAAGAGCCGCACTTGGAAGAAAAGTATGGTGTAGAAGGGAAGTTTGTAGTGACTTATGCTGGTACTATTGGTTTGGCTAATCATTTGGAATATTTGTTAGATGCGGCTGAAGCCTGTCTTAATTATAATCAAATCCTATTTATGGTGGCGGGAGAAGGAGCCAGGGCGGACTATATAAAGGAGCTTGCTGAAAAAAGAAGTCTCGTTAATATTCAATTCATTCCATTTACTGGAAAAGAAGGAGTAAGAGAACTTATGAATGTTTCTGATGCTATTTATGTGTCTTTTAAAAACGCACCGGTTTTAGCATCGGGTAGCCCGAATAAGCTTTTTGATGGTCTTGCAGCAGGTAAGCTTATTATCATGAATTTTAAAGGTTGGCTCAAGGAGTTAATAGAAGAAAATGGCTGTGGATTCTACTACAAACCAGAGGTGCCCGAGGAGTTTTATGCTAAGCTGCTACAGTTTGTTGAAAGCAGTGAATTGCTAAAAACAGCACAAGAGAATGCTCGGAAACTAGCAGAGCAAAAATTTGATAAAAAAGATCAGTTAAAAAAATTGCAACAATTTATCGGCCTTGGAGATTAA